TTCTTCCAGAACACGTTTGTTGAACTCGAGCCATGAAAGCTCGCGATTAACATACAGGGAAGGGTCGTTGAGGTTGACAGGAGGCGGCTCTACTGCTGGTTTAGGCGATGGTTTACTCTCGGGTACGACCTTTGCGGGCGATGCCGCATCCGCCGGTTCAAGTCCGATTACTTCTGCAGGAGATACCTTGTTCCGCTTAGAAGCGGTCTGTCGATTCCGCTCTTTCTTTTTAGTCCGTTTCTTTTTCGATGAAGCCGATGATTTTGCTGACATTACAACGTTCTCCTCAAACTGACGTCAATTATTTTTTAGGCTCAAGCGAGCGTATCGTCTTCAAGCATGGACTTCGGATGATTTGGCCGGAGGGGTTCCATCAACACCTCGCAGCAACTTAAGGCGCTGCCGGCCCTTCCTGATTATTTGCGCACCCTTTGAGAGATTGTAGAGTGTAGAGATCTTCTGAATCCGGATTAGGTCGGTATTGCCTTTATTGGCCACGTGCGGTTTTGTCTGGCTCCTCCTCAACTGCCCTCGTGCTCAGTCGTCTGCTTTGCTTTGCTCGCCCCCTTATTTTCTGTGGTCTTGCTCTCCTTTTTTTTCATCTTGAGTTTGAGATCCTGTTTCTTTTCCGTTTTTAGCTGTTTGTTCTTTTTGTCCTTCTTTTTTTGTTTCTTATTTTTTGTTTCCGTGTTGGCGGCCATGGCCGCGCTGTGGTATTTTCTGCGTATGTCATCGATATCGACGCTGGGCTTGGGTGTCTTGAGATGCATCGACTCCAGGGTCTCCATGACGATCCGCGAAATCGCGAGGTTGCGGAACCATTTCCGGTTAGCGGGAATGATGTACCAGGGCGCATACTCTGTGCTTGTCCTGCTCAAAGCGTCTTCGTATGCCTTCATGTACTTGTTCCAGAGTTCTCGTTCGGCGTAATCAGACTCACTGATTTTCCAGCGACGCGCAGGGTCGTTGAGGCGCTGCTCAAACCTCCGAAGTTGTTCTTCGGGGCTGATGTACAGAAAGAATTTCACAATCTTGGTGCCGCTATCGGCGAGATCCTTTTCGAATTCGTTGATCACATCGTACCGTTTCGACCACACGTCTTTGGATACAAGGTTGTGAACGCGCGTGACAAGAACATCCTCATAGTGGGACCGGTTGAAAATGACGACCTCTCCTTTTGCCGGCACCCGCTTGTGTACGCGCCAGAGGAAGTCGTGCTCAGCCTCTTCTTTTGAGGGGGGTTTGAAGCTGTACACGTGAGTACCCTGGGGGTTAAGCGCCGAAAATACCTTATTTATAGTGCCGTCCTTGCCGCCTGCGTCAAGGGCTTGCAAGCAGATTAGTAGGGATCGGTTGTTCTCGGCATACAGGAGGTATTGAAGATCACAGAGTCTGATCTGATGTCTGGCCATCTCTGTCTCGGCCGAGATTTTGTTTTTGTGATTTGCGGTGAACCCTGGGTCAACCTTGTCCAGTCTTACCTTCGCGCCTGGTTTGATCTTGAAGAGTTTATGGTAATCCATCCAAAACCTCCAGCCGGTAGGATGCCGTCCATCGAGTAACAGGCACCATCCAAATTAGACCTCAATGCCAAGATAACCTAACAACAGAAATCACGGATTGCAAGTTAATATTGTGTTAATTTTCTGGTCACTTGTATGGGTAATGCCAGGATTCTGTGCGCGGGAAACCATCAATTGGCAGCGAACCTGCTCCTTAGAAACCGGTCTAGGCTTCCTGGCCCAGTAGACCCGGCAAATTGTCGCCACGAAGAGCAAAAGCTCGCTTGACGACTGGAATGCTGTGAACCGGGAACCGCGGTCAAGGAGGTGGTCAGAAAGACAGGCGTCACGGAACAGACTTTTTACCAGGAGTTCCCTATCGCATAAAACCGCTCCTCTACACGCCCCAAAGAATCTGTCAAACCTTAACTTATCCATTCTGAATCTGCGAGTTGTTCTGTTTGTTCTTTTCTACGTAAGCTACTTTCTCACCCAACTTCTTCCTCAAAGCGAGTTACTGGAACCCGCACCCGATATACTACATCACGATTGGTAATCGATGGTGTCTCTATTCTCTCGTCCCGACAATAATTTCAGCATTTATCTCCTTGCAACATCGTCACTATTCCAATGTCATGCCGCATGCAGTATATTAACCATCGGCTGCGCCAGAGTGTTTAAGGAGAACAGAGAATGTCTAAGATCAAAGTTCTGTTGACTTGCCCCCATTTTCACTCTCCATTTTAACCCCCTTTCCCAACCCTCCCCCAAAACCCTGTCAAGAAAAATAACCCCCCTAAACGTTCACTGATTTGCCCTGAAAACGTTCACTGATTTGCCACTGATTTGCTTTTTCGGGTTTTTTCCCATGCGATAATTTCCCCGTGTCTAAGACCACTTCCGAAGAGCTCGACCAAGCCCAGGCCGCTATCTCTGCTGTCATGTCCGGACACCGCGCGACCTTCCAAGAGGATAATGTTATATACGGGAATGATTTGACCAGTTGTTGCTGTCGCATTCGTGTAAGAATCAACGATGAACAGGGCAGGACCAGCGAAAACACCTTCCAAAGAACTCCGCAAAAGAAGTCCAAGACGGCAGAGAAGCTGGAGATGAATAGAAAATGACGAGACGCAAATACGTCACGAATAAACTCCCGCCCTTTGTACCACTGCCCTGGGAGATCTTAAATGGCCAGGCATATAAAGATTTGCCCCCATCCGCTGCAAAGGCACTTCCTTATTTTCTCGGTAACAAGGAAACCCGAAAGAAACACTACGCCGATCCTCTACGGTATGAGATCCCTTTTACTTTCAAATACAGTGAGGGCGAGCGCTTCGGTTTTGCCCGACGGACCTTCCACCAGATCATATCGAATCTCATGAGGTTTGGGTTTATCGATCCTGTAACGAAAGGCGGGATGAAAGGGTGCGGCTTCACAAGAAGCAAGTTCAAGTTGTCCCAGAGATGGAAACATTATGGAACACCAGAATTCGTTGAAATCACAAAATGGGAGTACTTCCCCCAGCAAAACCCAAGGACACAAGGAATAAGTTATTGATTAATATTGGAGGCAAAATCAGAGGGGACAGGATAACTTTAAAGGCAAGGGTATTTCTTGCACTCAAAACCGGTATTTCTTGCACTAAGGAATACCTGATAGATCACGCAAGGGCAGAAAGTACACCTGTAGAAGGAAAGGCACACATATCGGAAGTGCAAAAAATGAACATGTTTACTATATATAGCCATCTTCCGTTTCGTTTTCTTCTTTCTATCACTCTTTTCTATCACTCTCAGGGGTTGATTCTTTTGAGCGTCTCAAGAGAGGGCTCAAATAAGAGCGCGGGTCCTTCCCGGAGCTGTTTCTCTTGCGATAGCCAAGGGCGCGAGCATTCAGTACTTTTGGAGAAAAAACCCAGTGGAAAAATGGAAACGACCAAAAAGATGGCAAGTTTGCCGTTAACTAAGAAAACAAGTGTGGCTGGATTGAGTTCATGAAAATCCTTACCTGTAAACAGGTCGCTGAAATGCTTCAGGCAAAACCATCAACGGCATATGCGTGGGCGAGGGGGCCAAATCTTTCTTGTTGAAGAATGAGCGCCCGTCAACACTTAGACCCGAGATTGATGATGGAATCTAGCTTTCTTACCATAGAAGAGGTCTCGAAATATCTCAATATTAACGTCAAGACGTTGTACGCGAAGGTAAGGAGCATCCCACACTATAAAATTGGAAGGCTGTTGCGGTTTAAGAAGGAAGATATCGATCAATGGATGGAATCAAGCAGGATGGAGGGATGTATTACCCATCCGCCCCGAAACGAAAAATGCCGGAAAGCCACGTTTCGCGACGAAAGCGGAGATGTCCATGCTCTCGTGCGCAGAGCAATTGACGAGATTAAAGGTATCGGGTATACTCCCCATTGTGGAAAGTCAGATCGGATCAAGAGCCTCGGAAAGGAGGAATGAATGGGATTGTACAAAAGAGGCTCAACATGGTGGATCAGCTTTACTTACAATGGGCGCCAGATAAGGCAGTCCACGGAGACAGCCGACAAGAAGCTGGCGGAGAAGATTCAGCACAAAGTAATGACTGAGGTTGCAGAGGGCAAATGGTTTGAAAAGCAACAAGGAACCCAAACGTTCGCGGAGATGATGCAAAGATACATGAAGGAGCATTCAGCGGTCAAAAAGAGGTCGACGGTGCGCGACCAGGCATCCCTTAAGCATTTGCTGCCTTTTTTTGGACTACTTTCATTGAGGGAGATCCAGCCGGGCCATATTAGCCGCTACAAAGTTAATCGGCTGGCGGCCAAGGCAGCACCGGGCACCGTCAACAGAGAGCTCGCCCTGATGAAGCACGCATTCAGCCTATCCATAAGAGAGTGGGGCTGGGCGAAAGAGAACCCTGTGAAAATGGTCTCCATGGAAAAGGAGTCGCCTCACAAGGACCGTTGGCTGACAGACGACGAGGAAAGACGCCTCCTTGAGGTATGCCCTGGATGGTTGAAAGAAGTAGTCACGTTCGCCGTGGATGCGGGCTGCAGAAGGGGAGAAATTCTCTCTCTGGCATGGAAGAGTTTGGATCTTCAAAAAGGGGTTGCGGTGGTATTTGGAAAGAAGACAAGCGAATGGCGCGGCGTCCCGCTGACGCAACGCCTCCGGGACATGCTCACAATGAAACAAGCTTCGCAGAAGGTGCGGTCATTGCGCGATAACTCTGTGTTCTGCAACCAGACTGGTCTCGCCGTCAATATTCACGAGCTTCGCTGGGCCTTCGAGGTCGCTTTGCGGGATGCCGGCATTGACAACTTCAGATTCCATGATCTGAGGCATACGTTTGCCACACGGCTTGCCCAGAATGGTGTTGATCTATTTACCATCCAGAAGCTTCTCGGCCACAAGTCTTATGCGACCACAGAACGGTATGCGCACCACCACACAGAGAGCCTTCGAAGAGGCATCAATGTACTCGACGTCTATACGAAGAGTCTGAGTAACGGCGGCGGCGGAGATAAGCAACCAAAGGACGTGTCCGACCGATTTATCACAAATTTATCACAATCGGCCAAAAACACGCTGGACTTTTCGGGATTAAGAACACGGGAAGTATTTGATATGAAAGAAAATGCGAGAGAGGGGACTTGAACCCCTATGGTTTAACCCGCTGGATCCTAAGTCCAGTGCGTCTGCCAGTTCCGCCACTCTCGCCTGCTTGATATTATTACGTTCTTGTGTCATCTGTCAATTGCCCCGACCTGCGATGTAGCAAATTTGTAGCAATTATCGAGCACCTCCACGCTGGTTCTTAAACTTTCGGGATAATGGTGGGCGTATCTCGTGGTCATCGCAAGAGTCTTGTGCCCAAGAAGTTCTTTGACCTTGTAAAGATCGACCCCGTTTTGAACAAGCCGTGTGGCAAACGTATGTCTGAGATCGTGAAAATGGAAATTCTCTATGGCGGCTTTTTTGAGGGTTTTCCCAAAGGCAACCCTGAGGCTCCTGATTGCTATGGGAAAGACCCTTCCTGAAATTCCTCTCACTTGAACATTTTTTAGAGTCTCGCATAGGGTATTGGTCATGGGCACACTTCTCTTTGCTCCGTTCTTCGATTTACTCACAAGGATGATCTTCTTGTCAAAGTCTATCTCCTGCCATTTTAGATTGAGGATCTCTCCCTGTCTCATCCCCGTATGCAACGCCACGATAAGAAGTGTTCTCAGCCACCGAGGATTTGTGGCGCACGCAAGCAAGGCATTTTCTTCTTTTGGCGTAAGCCACCTGTCACGTGCGTTCCTACTTCCCACAGAAAAGGACAACCGACTCACCGGATTATCTTGCAGCCATTCCCATTCTCTAATAGCAACGTTGAACATTCTTCTGAGCAAAGCGAGTTCCTGATACACCGTTGCGGGTTTCACATGTTGCAACCGCCTGGTTCGATGTTCCGCCACAATCCTGGTCGATATCTCCGATAAGGTGTATCCGTTGAAAGATTGTCTCAGTCGCTTCACCGTATACGGATCTCTCGAATGGGCATGTTCTGCAAGGTATTTTGAGACCATCTCTTCAAACACAATCTTTCTTGCCATAAAGGCCCCCAAATGCCTTCCCTCCATGATATCCATCAGTTTTTTTGCGTACACCTTTTCCGCAAGCCTTTTGTTACCGGTTTCTAGCGACTCCTGTATTCTCCTGCCTTGATACATAGTACTGAACCAAAAGATTCTCCCCCTTTTATAAAGCCCCATATGGTTACCTCCTTTCTCAGAGCCTTGTCCTGGAGTGGTATTATATCGCAAATCTTCTTCCTCACAACTCGTTATCACGAGATCTCCGCCGATATAATTATCCCCGTGAATCAACGGCCGACATTGTACAAGCGTATCACCCGTGAAGCAAACAAATAATGTTACGAGCCTCGGGCATGTCCTGCAAGGCAATATCCGGGCCCTGAACGTCAGCAAAGGGATGGTAATTCAGGGCCTATCTATTGAACCCCTAAGCGCCTATCGTTATTGTCGGGCGGGTGTGAACTGGGGTTCGTTACTTATTGCCGGCTCTTACTCGTCGTTTCGTCCCATAACGCTTATAACCTCCTTTGCACAATAACGGCACAACAGCTTGTCTGTTGAACCCTCAGGGTACAACTCTTTATACTGCACTTGCACTTAAGGCTCCAGTTGCCTTACGTAGCCGCCTGCTCTTGTATCCGGCCTTGGAAATGTCTCCCAGCCCACCATCTCCCTCAGGAGCCAGCAGGCTCCTATCCTGGCCCTGCTTTATCTCATTTTTTCGCTCATCTGCGCTCACCTGCGTCTCTGGTATGGGTGACTGGGTGGCAATAAGAGGTGCGCCCGGCGTTTCCGTCTCAGGCTGCGGCTCATTCGTTGGTGTGGAGATCAGCCCATGGGTATCACGATCCTTGGTCGGACCTCCGTTGTCCGGAAAGCACTCGGAGATGGCTTCAAGGTTGAGGCCTCCTACATTGTTTTCATCGTTCTCCTTCCCATCGTCTGCGCTCATCTGCGCCGATGGCGAAGTCACGAGGTCTTCTGTGGTGGTAATTTGTGCCTCGGGCAGAGTGTCAACCATGTCGGCTTCGCCCTCTTCCACATCGTCCTCATCTTCTTGATTCTCCACGATGGCATCTTCCGTACCGAGTGTCCGCTCGCCAGCTACCTTTCGTTCTAACGCGCTCAACCGCCGTTCTGTGTCAAGCCGGGGGGTCGCCCTATTGTAGAAGTTGAGAATGGCATTCGCGGCGGTTACGCGGATGCTGTGCTCATCCCTGTAGTCGTTGACTACAATGTGGAGAACCCGTATGGCATCGGCCATAGCCTCGGGCAGCTCGCTTACGGCCTCTTCGTATAAGCGTCTCTTTCGCTCGTCATACTCGTTTCGGAAATTGGGCTTCTTGAGCCAGCGCCTCACGGTGGATTCCGCGATGCCAGCTTTCTGTGCCGCTTCCCCTATGGTTTTCGAGCACATCAGAGCGCCCAATACCCCTTCCTTTAACCTACTGTACTTCTCTCCATGGCCTTTCTTTTGATCAGTATCCATGATGAATACCTCCTGCTTTTAGATTCGGGATTTTCGCCCCGTACCCAAATATATAAAAAACGGGAATTTTTTCGGATTGACCTGAGACCCTGTCCTCCCTTCATATAAGTCCGTCCATTTCCTGGGCTAAACCCTGGACCAAGATATGAGCACATGAGCTGCGGACAAAAATGTCGAGGAGGGTAGACTATAGCGGTTACGTATCTGTCATATATGGCAGTTCAAATCCATATCGGACTCCCCGTCCTGTATCGCCCTGCACGATACTAAAGACACCGGTCACCCAAGAGAGGGATTTTTGTTGGACTCGAGGATTCGAAGAAGACCCGGAAGCTGGCGGTGCATTCGGAGAGGATGCTCGTCCGCCGGGCGGTATTCCGTATAACAATGTAGACAGTAATCTGAAAAATCCAAGCTGTCCGTGCGAGTCGCGACAACGGCAGAGTACAATGTCAAGATTCGTTAATCTCCGGTAGTGAAGGTACCGACAATACTCTTCACCGGTCACTTCATAATTTTCTATATGCTTCTCAAATAATGCCACTTTAAGCTTGACCACGACAACAACTCACTTCAGTCGAATTAGATACCTGCTACCCCGAGATGTTCCAATATCACTATGTGAGGGGAAGGTTAAGGAACGACAAATTTGAAAGAAATATTCTGTTAACAGTCCAATCCAGGGTCCGGTCATTCCCTAAACGAGACGCACGTCAGGTCCAATCCACAGGAGCGACGACACAGAGAAACTAGCCTGGTCCACAATTTGACATCTATCCGGGGCAGTATCATAATTAGACAGTATCGAACGAGGAAGGAGGGGCCGATGGACGAAGAAGAGAAAAAGACCGATGGCGAGAAGGGGCTTACACGCCGTCAATTCATAAAATCTGTGGGCACGGCTGCGGCCGTAACCGCGGTATCCGGGAGGATAGCCGCCGCGGCAGAAGAAAAGGAGGATACTCTCCTTCCGGCGGACAAGCTCGCCAAGATCACGCTCACGATTAACGGCCGGCGGCACAGACTCGTTGTAGAGCCTCGCTGGTCGCTCCTCTATGTGCTGAGGGAACGTCTTGGTCTTACAGGAACCAAGGTGGGATGCGAACGGGGCGAGTGCGGGGCATGCACGGTCTTGATTGACGGCATCCCCAAGTACGCATGCATGACCCTTGCCGTGGAGGCGGAAGGCACGTCTATAACCACGCTTGAAGGCTTGATGAACGGGGACGAATTGGGAGCCGTGCAGCAGGCCTTTCTCGAAGAGGATGCCTTTCAGTGCGGTTACTGCACCCCTGGCCAGGTGATGGCAGCCGAGGGTCTGCTTCGCGC
This genomic stretch from Syntrophorhabdaceae bacterium harbors:
- a CDS encoding (2Fe-2S)-binding protein; protein product: MDEEEKKTDGEKGLTRRQFIKSVGTAAAVTAVSGRIAAAAEEKEDTLLPADKLAKITLTINGRRHRLVVEPRWSLLYVLRERLGLTGTKVGCERGECGACTVLIDGIPKYACMTLAVEAEGTSITTLEGLMNGDELGAVQQAFLEEDAFQCGYCTPGQVMAAEGLLRAKPHPTFDEIRKGMSGNLCRCGSYAHIFRAVAKAADLKAKGKE
- a CDS encoding site-specific integrase encodes the protein MGLYKRGRIFWFSTMYQGRRIQESLETGNKRLAEKVYAKKLMDIMEGRHLGAFMARKIVFEEMVSKYLAEHAHSRDPYTVKRLRQSFNGYTLSEISTRIVAEHRTRRLQHVKPATVYQELALLRRMFNVAIREWEWLQDNPVSRLSFSVGSRNARDRWLTPKEENALLACATNPRWLRTLLIVALHTGMRQGEILNLKWQEIDFDKKIILVSKSKNGAKRSVPMTNTLCETLKNVQVRGISGRVFPIAIRSLRVAFGKTLKKAAIENFHFHDLRHTFATRLVQNGVDLYKVKELLGHKTLAMTTRYAHHYPESLRTSVEVLDNCYKFATSQVGAIDR
- a CDS encoding polyphosphate kinase 2 family protein yields the protein MDYHKLFKIKPGAKVRLDKVDPGFTANHKNKISAETEMARHQIRLCDLQYLLYAENNRSLLICLQALDAGGKDGTINKVFSALNPQGTHVYSFKPPSKEEAEHDFLWRVHKRVPAKGEVVIFNRSHYEDVLVTRVHNLVSKDVWSKRYDVINEFEKDLADSGTKIVKFFLYISPEEQLRRFEQRLNDPARRWKISESDYAERELWNKYMKAYEDALSRTSTEYAPWYIIPANRKWFRNLAISRIVMETLESMHLKTPKPSVDIDDIRRKYHSAAMAANTETKNKKQKKKDKKNKQLKTEKKQDLKLKMKKKESKTTENKGASKAKQTTEHEGS
- a CDS encoding MerR family transcriptional regulator, producing MDTDQKKGHGEKYSRLKEGVLGALMCSKTIGEAAQKAGIAESTVRRWLKKPNFRNEYDERKRRLYEEAVSELPEAMADAIRVLHIVVNDYRDEHSIRVTAANAILNFYNRATPRLDTERRLSALERKVAGERTLGTEDAIVENQEDEDDVEEGEADMVDTLPEAQITTTEDLVTSPSAQMSADDGKENDENNVGGLNLEAISECFPDNGGPTKDRDTHGLISTPTNEPQPETETPGAPLIATQSPIPETQVSADERKNEIKQGQDRSLLAPEGDGGLGDISKAGYKSRRLRKATGALSASAV
- a CDS encoding tyrosine-type recombinase/integrase, yielding MGLYKRGSTWWISFTYNGRQIRQSTETADKKLAEKIQHKVMTEVAEGKWFEKQQGTQTFAEMMQRYMKEHSAVKKRSTVRDQASLKHLLPFFGLLSLREIQPGHISRYKVNRLAAKAAPGTVNRELALMKHAFSLSIREWGWAKENPVKMVSMEKESPHKDRWLTDDEERRLLEVCPGWLKEVVTFAVDAGCRRGEILSLAWKSLDLQKGVAVVFGKKTSEWRGVPLTQRLRDMLTMKQASQKVRSLRDNSVFCNQTGLAVNIHELRWAFEVALRDAGIDNFRFHDLRHTFATRLAQNGVDLFTIQKLLGHKSYATTERYAHHHTESLRRGINVLDVYTKSLSNGGGGDKQPKDVSDRFITNLSQSAKNTLDFSGLRTREVFDMKENAREGT
- a CDS encoding helix-turn-helix domain-containing protein produces the protein MMESSFLTIEEVSKYLNINVKTLYAKVRSIPHYKIGRLLRFKKEDIDQWMESSRMEGCITHPPRNEKCRKATFRDESGDVHALVRRAIDEIKGIGYTPHCGKSDRIKSLGKEE